In Leptospiraceae bacterium, one DNA window encodes the following:
- a CDS encoding PaaI family thioesterase, producing MQNKPTSDLISLIDKNCPGWIERPNPDWDVIKILQSIIDQVLPGILKIQIESLDEEKIVGTIPFHISSANVVGYMHGGSIYSLGDTLAGAFLWTKSDGSYITVTKSSTIRFIRPFQSGVLECTVKEISKTGNEILLRAVYLDERKKKVCELDMVYAQINEKKR from the coding sequence ATGCAAAACAAGCCTACTTCCGATTTAATCAGCTTAATAGATAAAAATTGCCCGGGCTGGATCGAAAGACCAAATCCTGATTGGGATGTTATTAAAATACTTCAAAGCATCATTGATCAAGTACTTCCGGGTATTTTAAAAATACAAATTGAATCCTTAGATGAGGAAAAAATTGTAGGAACAATTCCATTTCATATTTCTTCCGCAAATGTAGTCGGATATATGCATGGTGGATCAATATACTCTTTAGGGGATACTTTAGCTGGAGCATTTCTTTGGACAAAAAGCGACGGCTCCTACATCACTGTCACAAAAAGCTCTACAATTCGATTTATTCGACCGTTCCAGTCTGGAGTCTTGGAATGCACAGTGAAAGAAATTTCTAAAACAGGAAATGAAATTTTACTTAGAGCAGTGTATCTCGATGAAAGAAAGAAAAAAGTTTGCGAATTGGACATGGTGTATGCTCAAATCAACGAAAAAAAACGATAA
- a CDS encoding glycosyltransferase family 2 protein yields the protein MTDFSLIIPTFNESKNISILIPKLISLFEKNNIKFEIIVVDDDSPDGTWRVAKELSIRDERIHVIRRANKKGLSSAVIDGMELAKGNALGVIDADMQHDESILPKMLIALKENDLVVGSRVVEEGGYGEWGFVRRMMSKAATLLARILLPIPIGDPMSGFFILKRELFEEIAPLINPRGFKILLEFLGRKKGIRAKEIGYVFRTRIHGETKMSSSIIQNYIVALYDIRFGKYISLTFVKYSITGVIGIFVNLFGQFFATEVLNLKETGIIYQSYFKPSIAVVFGFELSVLSNYILNNIWTFNEFKKTGALDNIFGFIKFNLISVIGLIIQLSVWRLSLEIIQMYFPNMFGSFSTYISNLLGIFLATFGNYFLNKNFTWRYSE from the coding sequence ATGACAGACTTTAGTCTAATCATCCCGACTTTCAATGAGTCAAAAAATATTTCTATTCTTATACCAAAACTTATATCTCTATTTGAAAAAAATAATATCAAGTTTGAAATCATAGTAGTGGATGATGACTCTCCCGATGGTACATGGAGAGTTGCAAAAGAGTTGTCTATTCGTGATGAAAGAATTCACGTAATCAGAAGGGCGAATAAAAAAGGACTTAGCTCTGCGGTTATTGATGGGATGGAGTTGGCGAAAGGAAATGCACTTGGAGTTATAGATGCAGATATGCAGCACGACGAAAGTATCCTGCCAAAGATGCTTATCGCTTTAAAAGAAAATGACTTAGTTGTGGGAAGTAGAGTGGTAGAAGAAGGAGGGTACGGAGAGTGGGGCTTTGTCAGAAGGATGATGAGTAAAGCCGCAACCTTACTTGCAAGAATTTTACTCCCTATCCCAATCGGTGATCCGATGTCAGGATTTTTTATTTTAAAAAGAGAATTGTTTGAGGAAATTGCTCCTCTTATCAACCCAAGAGGGTTTAAAATTCTATTAGAATTTTTGGGTAGAAAAAAAGGAATTAGAGCAAAAGAAATCGGCTATGTTTTTAGAACCAGAATTCACGGGGAAACAAAAATGTCTTCCTCGATTATCCAAAACTATATTGTAGCGTTATACGATATACGTTTCGGGAAATATATTTCTTTGACATTTGTAAAATACTCGATCACAGGAGTTATTGGGATTTTTGTAAATCTATTTGGACAATTTTTCGCTACTGAAGTTTTGAATTTAAAAGAGACAGGAATTATTTATCAAAGTTATTTTAAGCCTTCCATTGCTGTAGTTTTTGGTTTTGAGCTTAGTGTGTTAAGCAATTATATTTTAAACAATATCTGGACATTCAATGAATTTAAAAAAACTGGAGCATTGGATAATATTTTTGGTTTTATAAAATTTAATCTGATCTCCGTAATAGGATTGATCATACAGCTATCCGTTTGGAGATTATCTTTGGAAATTATTCAAATGTATTTCCCTAACATGTTTGGGAGTTTTTCGACTTATATCAGTAACTTACTCGGGATATTTTTAGCTACATTTGGAAATTATTTTTTAAATAAAAATTTTACGTGGAGATACTCAGAGTAG
- a CDS encoding TonB-dependent receptor plug domain-containing protein, with amino-acid sequence MIYIFFAIFCISGSVFSQSDFSKPIRVKEIEVIATNNNNTSKTNSIKEDPSAFVNVISAESFRGKYLSLADVLEKEAGIRVKKFGGLGSYSTLSIRGSNSNQVMFYINGVPINNSQGGEINLSDLPFDSIERIEIYKSGSTLGLSSSAIGGSVNLIVGKDVKIKISRATISVGSLNTGKISASHSDFTEKVQYSILVQNEKSDQDFLFRNNNGTPVLNKTDDFDDRRRNAQFNRYNFSGNLAGELGKTKLTLLNDFAYRTNGIPGPGNRQTKKVEREYVRNTSAIGTETPEFLSENIKLETRTFYTGTRDHVFDPNSEFSSGTPNSKADIQQYGLHIIPTYYLLNYNQIIRFFVSLERETFQRDRRNTFDEIVDKSTRKFRNHSTFQLQDEIRFFSKKLNFIPSAISENYTDRYNNPETKEFNLLNPDDGKSVMRYTNYKLGLLAVLLQDLNKTISIKGNISSEKRAPNFLELFGERGSILGNTSLSPEKSKNSDIGPVVNYSTKKIELKTSLSLFSKNIKDMILFVPNSQFSLRPENIDSASIQGFEFSVKADIYQKIKFESNYTYQKAINTSDVSYLKGKYLPLRPMHDWFGQVSFYNRYLEIGIESHFIGAVFKDRTNEYVNYQPSRWIYNVFFSYYFGGRKKKHSEKEIMLSIEIKNISDTRAEDFVGYPLPGRLYYATLSGKF; translated from the coding sequence TTGATATATATATTTTTTGCCATATTTTGTATTTCAGGCTCTGTATTTTCTCAATCTGATTTTTCTAAACCAATTCGAGTGAAAGAAATTGAAGTAATTGCGACTAACAATAATAACACTTCTAAAACGAATTCAATAAAGGAAGATCCATCTGCATTTGTGAATGTAATTTCTGCTGAGTCTTTCAGAGGAAAATATTTGTCGCTTGCAGATGTATTAGAAAAAGAAGCCGGTATTCGTGTAAAGAAATTTGGTGGGCTTGGCTCTTACTCCACTCTTTCCATACGTGGGTCAAATTCCAATCAGGTGATGTTTTATATTAACGGAGTTCCAATCAATAATTCTCAAGGAGGAGAAATCAATTTATCGGATTTGCCTTTTGACAGTATAGAAAGAATTGAAATATATAAGAGTGGCTCCACCTTGGGGCTTTCTTCCTCTGCAATCGGTGGGAGTGTAAACCTAATCGTAGGGAAGGATGTAAAAATAAAAATTTCAAGAGCAACAATTTCTGTAGGAAGTTTGAATACCGGGAAAATTTCCGCATCTCACTCTGATTTTACAGAGAAAGTTCAATATTCCATATTAGTCCAAAACGAAAAAAGCGATCAGGATTTTTTATTTAGAAATAACAATGGCACTCCTGTTTTGAATAAGACCGATGATTTTGATGATCGCAGAAGAAACGCTCAATTCAATCGGTATAATTTTAGCGGAAATCTTGCCGGTGAATTAGGAAAAACGAAACTTACTTTATTAAACGATTTCGCCTATCGTACAAATGGGATTCCCGGCCCTGGAAACAGGCAAACAAAAAAAGTTGAGAGAGAATACGTTAGAAATACAAGTGCAATCGGAACAGAAACACCGGAGTTTCTTTCGGAAAACATTAAATTGGAAACAAGAACTTTTTATACGGGAACTAGAGACCATGTCTTTGATCCGAATTCAGAATTTTCAAGTGGCACTCCAAATTCCAAAGCAGATATTCAGCAGTATGGGCTGCATATAATTCCGACATACTATCTTTTAAATTACAACCAGATCATTCGATTCTTCGTTTCTTTAGAAAGGGAAACTTTTCAAAGAGACAGAAGAAATACTTTTGATGAGATTGTTGATAAATCTACAAGAAAGTTTAGAAATCATTCTACGTTTCAACTTCAAGATGAAATTCGATTTTTTTCAAAAAAGTTAAATTTTATTCCATCTGCAATATCTGAAAATTATACGGACAGATACAATAATCCAGAAACCAAAGAATTCAATTTGCTTAACCCAGACGATGGAAAATCAGTTATGCGATACACTAACTATAAACTTGGACTTCTTGCGGTTTTGCTTCAAGATTTGAATAAAACAATTTCTATAAAAGGCAATATCTCTTCTGAAAAAAGGGCTCCGAATTTTTTAGAGCTGTTTGGAGAAAGAGGTTCTATTCTCGGAAATACTTCTTTAAGTCCCGAAAAAAGTAAGAACTCTGATATAGGGCCTGTGGTAAATTATTCTACTAAAAAAATTGAACTAAAAACTTCTCTGTCGCTTTTCTCCAAGAACATAAAAGATATGATTTTATTTGTTCCGAATTCTCAATTTTCTCTTAGACCTGAAAATATTGATTCTGCGTCTATTCAAGGATTTGAATTTTCTGTAAAAGCAGATATTTATCAAAAAATAAAATTTGAGTCTAACTATACTTATCAAAAAGCAATCAATACATCGGATGTCAGTTATTTGAAAGGAAAATATCTTCCATTGAGACCAATGCACGATTGGTTTGGACAGGTTTCATTTTATAATCGTTACTTGGAAATAGGAATAGAATCACATTTTATAGGCGCTGTTTTCAAGGACAGGACAAATGAGTATGTCAATTATCAGCCTTCGAGGTGGATTTATAACGTATTTTTTTCTTATTATTTTGGAGGAAGAAAAAAAAAGCACTCCGAAAAAGAAATAATGTTGAGTATAGAAATCAAGAATATATCCGATACGAGAGCCGAAGATTTTGTGGGTTATCCTCTTCCGGGTAGATTGTATTATGCTACTTTAAGCGGTAAATTTTAG
- a CDS encoding band 7 protein — protein sequence MFGIKFMKNRPTDFVLLYKKGKIKKQGAGLSFFYYSPTSIVVIVPADTRDAPFIFKETTVDFQEINIQGQISYNVTDPLRLAAVMDFTVDSFGRYLGDGLEKLPTRLTNIVQVAIREKIQSMNLRNTLTSSTDLVKHVKDKLKVSESLSSLGLSIADFSILKISPTPDMSRALEASARENLLKEADDAIYQRRNFAVEQERKIKENELQTQISIEEKNRKILEEKWNAEIAVQEKQKVVEEAKMLTQKSVEQKKHEIEEEKLVAKVRLEEKKKGLVKLQSENTIDYAKARAESMRLELNSLNSLKPELLEILAANQMDSSQILSRALRDIAKNAEKIGNLNISPELLTSLIGEKE from the coding sequence ATGTTTGGAATCAAATTCATGAAAAACAGACCCACTGATTTTGTTTTACTTTACAAAAAAGGAAAAATAAAAAAACAAGGTGCAGGTTTAAGTTTTTTTTACTACTCTCCTACGTCTATTGTAGTAATTGTACCGGCAGACACAAGGGATGCACCTTTTATTTTCAAAGAAACTACTGTTGACTTTCAAGAAATCAATATCCAGGGGCAGATTTCTTATAATGTCACAGATCCTCTCAGGCTTGCAGCCGTTATGGATTTCACGGTGGACTCTTTCGGACGTTACTTAGGGGACGGGTTAGAAAAACTCCCGACTCGCCTCACAAATATTGTACAAGTTGCAATCCGAGAAAAAATCCAGTCCATGAATTTAAGAAATACCCTAACTTCTTCAACTGACCTCGTAAAGCACGTAAAAGACAAGCTCAAAGTTTCCGAATCCTTATCTTCGTTGGGATTGAGTATTGCCGATTTTTCTATATTAAAAATTTCACCTACCCCGGATATGTCCAGAGCACTCGAAGCCTCTGCAAGAGAAAATTTACTGAAAGAAGCGGATGATGCAATTTATCAAAGAAGAAATTTTGCTGTAGAGCAAGAAAGAAAGATTAAAGAGAATGAGCTTCAAACACAAATCTCCATAGAAGAAAAAAATAGAAAAATTTTGGAAGAAAAATGGAATGCAGAAATTGCAGTACAGGAAAAGCAAAAAGTTGTAGAAGAAGCGAAGATGCTCACTCAAAAATCTGTAGAGCAAAAAAAACACGAGATCGAAGAAGAAAAACTTGTCGCAAAAGTACGATTGGAAGAAAAGAAAAAAGGTTTAGTAAAGCTACAATCAGAAAATACGATTGATTATGCAAAAGCAAGAGCAGAGTCTATGAGGTTGGAGCTGAACTCTCTTAATTCTTTAAAGCCCGAACTTTTAGAAATCCTTGCTGCGAACCAGATGGACTCTTCTCAAATTTTAAGTAGGGCGTTACGCGACATTGCTAAAAATGCAGAAAAGATCGGAAACCTGAACATTAGCCCTGAGCTACTCACTTCACTAATCGGAGAAAAAGAATAA
- the ychF gene encoding redox-regulated ATPase YchF yields the protein MGLNCGIVGLPNVGKSTIFNALTKAGAQMANYPFCTIEPNKGIVEVPDSRLARLAEIYKPQKIIPTIMEFVDIAGLVKGASQGEGLGNQFLSHIREVDAICHVVRAFEDDDITHVHGKIDPTEDVTVVNYELILSDLESIEKQYQKLQKNAKSQKEAAEAVLVAEKVIDILKQGKPARILNLKPEENKILKKMNLITSKPVLYCANVSEKDLISKSSEPIDKVKKLAELEGAGFVILSGKIEEEISNLDREEQIEFLKELGETESGLDRMIKSAYKMMNLITFLTAGEVEVRAWTTLKGSTAPEAAGVIHSDFEKAFIRAEVMKFEDIDRLGSPVKVKEEGKLRLEGKEYIVQDGDVVYFRVNA from the coding sequence ATGGGTCTAAATTGTGGTATTGTAGGACTTCCAAACGTAGGCAAGTCAACTATTTTTAATGCACTTACAAAAGCCGGAGCACAGATGGCAAACTACCCTTTTTGTACGATTGAGCCAAACAAGGGAATAGTAGAAGTTCCGGATTCCAGACTTGCGAGGCTTGCAGAAATTTATAAACCTCAAAAAATCATCCCTACAATTATGGAATTTGTAGATATTGCAGGGCTTGTAAAAGGTGCAAGTCAGGGAGAAGGTTTAGGAAATCAATTTCTGTCTCACATCAGAGAAGTAGATGCAATTTGCCATGTAGTCAGAGCCTTTGAAGACGACGATATTACACACGTCCATGGGAAAATTGATCCCACTGAAGATGTCACTGTAGTAAATTACGAATTGATTCTTTCTGATTTGGAGAGTATTGAAAAACAATACCAAAAACTTCAAAAGAATGCAAAATCTCAAAAGGAAGCGGCTGAAGCAGTTTTAGTTGCCGAAAAGGTAATAGATATTTTAAAACAAGGCAAACCGGCAAGGATACTAAACTTAAAACCTGAAGAGAATAAGATTCTAAAAAAAATGAACCTAATCACTTCAAAACCTGTTCTGTACTGTGCGAATGTATCTGAAAAAGATCTAATCTCTAAAAGTTCCGAGCCAATAGACAAGGTGAAAAAATTAGCAGAATTAGAGGGTGCCGGATTTGTAATCTTGTCAGGGAAAATAGAAGAAGAAATTTCGAATCTTGACAGAGAAGAGCAAATCGAATTTTTAAAAGAGTTGGGGGAAACAGAAAGCGGTCTTGACAGGATGATTAAGTCGGCATACAAGATGATGAATTTGATCACATTTCTCACTGCCGGAGAAGTTGAAGTTCGAGCATGGACTACCTTAAAAGGAAGTACCGCACCCGAGGCAGCAGGTGTAATCCATTCCGATTTTGAAAAGGCATTCATTCGTGCCGAAGTGATGAAGTTTGAGGATATAGACAGACTTGGCTCTCCTGTAAAGGTCAAAGAAGAGGGAAAACTGAGATTAGAAGGAAAGGAATATATAGTACAAGACGGAGATGTAGTTTACTTTAGGGTAAATGCGTAA